The following proteins are co-located in the Rippkaea orientalis PCC 8801 genome:
- a CDS encoding DUF4090 family protein, producing the protein MNLPTSNTGADAVDVAIAQGIDLDGTPIDPAKLDLYNKVMGLEAKRQRSGVTNTMRSRIVRIGAKHIPKDELNQMLIDAGFVPLKDKEMAFYYK; encoded by the coding sequence ATGAATTTACCAACCTCTAACACGGGGGCTGATGCGGTTGATGTTGCGATCGCCCAAGGAATTGATCTAGATGGGACTCCCATTGATCCGGCTAAATTAGACTTGTACAATAAAGTTATGGGCTTAGAAGCCAAACGTCAACGCAGTGGTGTTACTAATACCATGCGTTCTCGTATTGTTCGCATTGGGGCTAAACATATCCCTAAAGATGAATTAAACCAGATGTTAATTGATGCGGGTTTTGTTCCTTTAAAAGACAAAGAAATGGCTTTTTATTATAAGTAA
- the psbD gene encoding photosystem II D2 protein (photosystem q(a) protein) — translation MTIAVGRAPAQRGWFDVLDDWLKRDRFVFVGWSGLLLFPCAYLALGGWLTGTTFVTSWYTHGLASSYLEGCNFLTVAVSSPANAFGHSLLFLWGPEAQGDFTRWCQIGGLWTFTALHGAFGLIGFMLRQFEIARLVGIRPYNAIAFSAPIAVFVSVFLMYPLGQSGWFFGPSFGVAGIFRFILFLQGFHNWTLNPFHMMGVAGVLGGALLCAIHGATVENTLFEDSDQANTFRAFEPTQAEETYSMVTANRFWSQIFGIAFSNKRWLHFFMLFVPVTGLWMSAIGIVGLALNLRAYDFVSQELRAAEDPEFETFYTKNILLNEGLRAWMAPQDQPHQNFVFPEEVLPRGNAL, via the coding sequence ATGACTATTGCAGTCGGACGCGCCCCAGCACAAAGAGGATGGTTTGATGTCCTCGATGACTGGCTCAAACGCGATCGCTTTGTATTCGTTGGTTGGTCAGGTTTATTACTCTTCCCCTGTGCCTACTTGGCTTTAGGCGGATGGTTAACCGGAACCACCTTTGTTACCTCCTGGTACACCCACGGTTTGGCTAGTTCCTACCTCGAAGGCTGTAACTTCCTCACCGTTGCCGTCTCTTCCCCCGCTAACGCCTTCGGTCACTCCCTTCTCTTCCTGTGGGGACCCGAAGCGCAAGGCGACTTCACCCGTTGGTGTCAAATTGGCGGACTTTGGACTTTTACCGCCCTTCACGGTGCGTTTGGACTGATCGGCTTCATGCTGCGTCAGTTTGAAATTGCTCGCCTGGTCGGTATCCGTCCCTACAACGCCATCGCCTTCTCTGCTCCCATCGCCGTGTTCGTCAGTGTTTTCCTGATGTACCCCTTGGGACAGTCTGGCTGGTTCTTCGGACCTAGCTTCGGAGTGGCGGGAATTTTCCGCTTTATCCTGTTCTTACAAGGGTTCCACAACTGGACACTTAACCCCTTCCACATGATGGGAGTAGCGGGTGTTCTCGGTGGTGCGTTACTCTGTGCTATCCACGGGGCAACCGTAGAAAACACCCTGTTTGAAGATAGCGATCAAGCTAACACCTTCCGCGCTTTTGAACCTACCCAAGCTGAAGAAACCTACTCCATGGTAACGGCGAACCGTTTCTGGTCACAGATCTTCGGGATTGCTTTTTCCAACAAACGTTGGTTACACTTCTTTATGCTGTTCGTCCCTGTGACTGGACTGTGGATGAGTGCGATCGGTATTGTGGGTTTAGCCCTCAACCTCCGCGCTTACGACTTCGTATCGCAAGAATTACGCGCTGCTGAAGACCCTGAATTTGAAACCTTCTACACCAAGAACATCTTGTTAAACGAAGGTTTACGCGCTTGGATGGCTCCCCAAGACCAACCCCACCAGAATTTTGTATTCCCTGAAGAAGTTCTACCTCGCGGTAACGCTCTCTAA
- a CDS encoding DUF2809 domain-containing protein, with protein MIVIPLGLLCKFYQGWGHKWVNDYGAAIWYEIFWCLLFLYFFSTQKAIKVIPIVVFIITCLLEVLQLWHPPILVLIRSNLMGKLLLGTTFSWWDFPHYLVGSLLGWLWLKTIWQLTSPINYRKVI; from the coding sequence ATGATTGTTATTCCCCTCGGTTTATTGTGTAAATTTTATCAAGGATGGGGACATAAATGGGTCAATGATTACGGAGCAGCTATTTGGTATGAAATTTTTTGGTGTTTGTTATTTTTGTATTTTTTTTCAACTCAAAAAGCGATCAAAGTGATTCCTATCGTAGTCTTTATAATAACTTGCTTGTTGGAAGTCTTACAACTTTGGCATCCTCCTATTTTAGTGTTAATTCGTTCTAATTTAATGGGTAAATTGCTATTAGGAACAACTTTTTCTTGGTGGGATTTTCCTCATTATTTAGTCGGTTCTTTACTGGGATGGTTATGGTTGAAAACAATTTGGCAATTAACCTCTCCGATTAACTATCGAAAGGTAATATAA
- a CDS encoding NAD(P)/FAD-dependent oxidoreductase, whose translation MKNYDWIVIGGGITGSALAYELVRKGFEVLLLEKQVDPNNATRYSYGGLAYWSGTDEFSHKLCQEGLNIHRNLSEELDGDTEFREIDLLLTINLEDDPKIVLDNYNKFSIKPQFLSIEQACQLESLLNPNAISGALKLPQGHINPQKTNEAYQQAFLRLGGELKIEEVIELITVKNVVEGVVTNGQKYYSKNTVVCAGALTRSLLKKAGITVDVYFTHAQLIMTPPVDIHLKTMVMPAVLKRLMVESEVSQYQWDNPSSELIADVMEPGAIQFRDGRICLGQISQICTNPQARIDQISSEKTIRKKVGELFPTLQNLPGTWHNCLVAFTPYSNSLVGKIEDCTGIYLFSGFTSTLIFAPPLAKYFAHWIAENSPQLPVISHQ comes from the coding sequence ATGAAAAACTACGATTGGATTGTTATTGGTGGGGGAATTACGGGGTCTGCTTTAGCTTACGAATTAGTCCGCAAAGGATTTGAGGTTTTATTATTAGAAAAACAAGTAGACCCCAACAATGCAACCCGTTATAGTTATGGGGGACTTGCGTATTGGTCAGGAACCGATGAATTTTCCCATAAACTTTGTCAAGAGGGACTTAATATTCATCGCAATTTATCAGAAGAATTAGACGGTGATACGGAGTTTAGAGAAATTGATTTATTATTAACTATTAATCTCGAAGATGATCCCAAAATAGTTTTAGACAATTATAATAAGTTTTCAATAAAACCTCAATTTTTAAGCATTGAACAAGCTTGTCAGTTAGAATCTCTTTTAAACCCTAATGCTATTTCTGGAGCCTTAAAATTACCCCAAGGACATATTAACCCCCAAAAGACAAATGAAGCTTATCAGCAAGCTTTTCTTAGATTAGGGGGAGAATTGAAAATTGAGGAAGTTATCGAATTAATTACCGTCAAAAACGTCGTTGAAGGTGTTGTCACCAATGGTCAAAAATATTATAGTAAAAATACCGTAGTTTGTGCAGGAGCCTTAACTCGTTCTTTACTGAAAAAAGCAGGAATTACCGTTGATGTTTATTTTACCCATGCTCAACTAATAATGACTCCTCCTGTTGATATTCATCTTAAAACAATGGTAATGCCGGCTGTCTTAAAACGGCTTATGGTAGAATCAGAAGTTAGTCAGTATCAATGGGATAATCCGAGTTCAGAATTAATTGCAGATGTCATGGAACCTGGAGCGATTCAATTCCGTGATGGTCGTATTTGTTTAGGACAAATTAGCCAAATCTGCACTAATCCACAAGCAAGAATTGATCAAATTTCTAGTGAAAAAACCATCAGAAAAAAAGTCGGTGAATTATTTCCTACATTGCAAAATTTACCTGGAACTTGGCACAATTGTTTAGTAGCTTTTACGCCCTATTCTAATTCATTGGTAGGAAAAATTGAAGACTGTACAGGAATTTATCTTTTTTCAGGTTTCACCAGTACACTCATTTTTGCTCCTCCTTTAGCCAAATATTTTGCTCATTGGATAGCAGAAAACAGTCCCCAGTTACCAGTCATTAGTCATCAGTAA
- a CDS encoding YwqG family protein, whose amino-acid sequence MQESLPSIKLPSDLEPIRKQIEATIKPYIEIQPILSKNKLTLWQSKFGGYPYFPKDLNYPKNPDGDPLYLLAQINLAEVPPLEGFPTQGILQFYIDGYHDSYGFDYDDMTNQSHFRVLYFPEIETNEEKLITDFTFLPDIIEAEIIFPFLGSFALTFTKKYEPISGDDYQLEPLLQNYIDSHHLEGQLDVFDLLEDYLDLYDGEKHKLGGYPFFTQDDPRFSLAEGVEPYYLLFQMISDDEADIWWGDAGVGNFFIQPSALAKLDFSRVLYYYDCC is encoded by the coding sequence ATGCAAGAATCATTACCTAGTATCAAATTACCCTCCGACTTAGAACCGATTAGAAAACAAATTGAAGCAACAATTAAGCCTTATATTGAAATACAACCTATTCTCAGCAAAAATAAGCTTACTTTGTGGCAAAGTAAATTTGGGGGATATCCTTATTTTCCTAAAGATTTAAACTATCCTAAAAATCCAGACGGAGATCCCTTATATTTATTAGCACAAATTAACTTGGCTGAAGTTCCTCCCCTAGAAGGATTTCCGACTCAAGGAATCTTACAATTTTATATCGATGGATATCATGATTCCTATGGGTTTGATTATGATGACATGACAAATCAGTCCCATTTTCGGGTGCTTTATTTTCCAGAAATAGAAACCAATGAAGAAAAACTAATTACGGATTTTACCTTTTTACCGGATATTATTGAAGCTGAAATAATTTTCCCTTTTTTGGGTAGTTTTGCCTTGACTTTCACTAAAAAATATGAGCCTATTAGTGGAGATGACTATCAACTTGAACCCCTCCTTCAGAATTATATTGATAGTCATCATTTAGAGGGACAATTAGACGTTTTTGATTTACTAGAAGACTATTTAGATTTATATGATGGAGAGAAACATAAATTAGGGGGATATCCCTTTTTTACGCAAGATGATCCTCGTTTTAGTCTAGCAGAAGGAGTAGAACCCTATTATTTATTATTTCAAATGATTTCTGATGATGAGGCTGATATTTGGTGGGGAGATGCGGGGGTAGGTAACTTCTTTATTCAACCTTCAGCCTTAGCGAAGTTAGATTTTAGTCGAGTTCTTTATTATTATGATTGTTGTTAA
- a CDS encoding DUF2330 domain-containing protein: MMKLRGFLISLLTSILMLVFLIKPALAFCGFYVAKADTSLYNKASQVIIARDGNRTVLTMANDYQGEAKDFALVVPVPVVITEEQVNIGEPEILTRLDGFSAPRLVEYFDTNPCAIYRTEEQIFPSSAARDSFAEKQSANALGVTIEEQFSVGEYDIVILSAKQSDGLETWLKQNDYKIPQGVSELLLPYIRQNMKFFVAKVNLSEYSKQGFKSLRPLMIAYESPKFILPIRLGMLNAQGEQDLIVYLLSPKGQIELTNYRTAKVPSDVEIPEFVQQEFGQFYQAMFQTAHKNNGQKVAFLEYAWDMANCDPCSAQPLNPEELKKAGVFWLTNPNNPQNVFITRLHVRYSRNTFPQDLQFQETSNNQLFQGRYIIRRPFKGEADCDAIETYKNTLRERQETEAKTLAKLTGWNLTEIRKKIDFTDVKPIPWWRKLWGRLTITNE, encoded by the coding sequence ATGATGAAATTAAGAGGGTTTTTAATCAGTCTTTTGACTTCTATCCTAATGCTAGTTTTTTTAATAAAACCAGCCTTAGCCTTTTGTGGGTTTTATGTTGCTAAAGCCGATACCAGTCTTTATAATAAAGCGTCTCAAGTCATTATTGCCAGGGATGGTAATCGAACCGTTTTAACCATGGCAAATGACTATCAAGGAGAGGCTAAAGATTTTGCTCTTGTCGTTCCCGTTCCTGTGGTAATTACCGAAGAACAAGTGAATATTGGAGAACCTGAAATTTTAACCAGATTAGATGGGTTTAGTGCTCCTAGATTGGTAGAATATTTTGATACTAATCCCTGTGCTATTTATAGGACTGAAGAGCAGATTTTTCCCAGTTCGGCAGCGAGAGATTCCTTTGCAGAAAAACAAAGTGCTAATGCTTTAGGAGTTACCATTGAAGAACAATTTAGCGTAGGAGAATATGATATTGTTATCCTCAGTGCTAAACAATCCGATGGATTAGAAACTTGGTTAAAACAAAATGATTATAAAATTCCCCAAGGAGTGAGTGAATTATTACTTCCCTATATTCGACAAAACATGAAGTTTTTTGTCGCAAAAGTCAACTTATCTGAGTATTCTAAGCAAGGGTTTAAATCGCTGCGTCCGTTAATGATTGCCTATGAATCTCCTAAATTTATATTACCCATTCGTTTAGGAATGCTCAATGCACAAGGAGAACAGGATTTAATCGTTTACTTACTTTCTCCTAAAGGACAAATCGAGTTGACGAATTATCGCACCGCTAAGGTTCCCTCCGATGTAGAAATACCAGAGTTTGTTCAACAAGAATTTGGACAATTTTATCAAGCAATGTTTCAGACTGCCCATAAAAATAATGGTCAAAAAGTCGCCTTTTTAGAGTATGCTTGGGATATGGCAAATTGTGACCCCTGTTCTGCACAACCCTTAAACCCAGAAGAATTAAAAAAAGCAGGAGTTTTTTGGTTAACTAATCCCAACAACCCCCAAAATGTTTTTATTACTCGTCTTCATGTTCGCTATTCTCGTAATACCTTCCCTCAAGACTTACAATTTCAAGAAACGTCTAACAATCAGTTATTTCAAGGACGTTATATTATTCGTCGTCCCTTCAAAGGAGAAGCTGATTGTGACGCAATAGAAACCTATAAGAACACCCTCAGAGAACGTCAAGAAACTGAAGCAAAAACCCTCGCTAAACTCACTGGATGGAATCTAACAGAAATTCGCAAAAAAATTGATTTTACTGATGTAAAACCCATCCCTTGGTGGCGTAAATTATGGGGTCGTTTAACAATCACCAATGAATAA